One Erpetoichthys calabaricus chromosome 9, fErpCal1.3, whole genome shotgun sequence genomic region harbors:
- the LOC114656901 gene encoding apolipoprotein A-I-like isoform X2 → MKLVGLCITLLLLSGCSAFARPQAVKETVAAVMPYLEKLDDVGKKLLDELEKTDFGKKHNLKLNEKVDAISKYAQQAAEAMAVYSEQIYAQVFTDAEKLTEELKAELDDLKEKVHPYIPTVQAKIQKHIEQYKAKLIPMITQVGDKAMNNMKDLKEVVEPHAEGLRTAVITNVKDMQEHLAPLADTMKTKASDQLQSLRKNTGSMTEDVRKKVTDWLSRFQKSTGQVVQDLSTKMGPYVEQIKAKAQSIYAPAAAA, encoded by the exons ATGAAGCTCGTTGGCCTCTGCATCACCTTGCTTCTGCTCTCAG GATGCAGTGCATTTGCAAGACCCCAAGCAGTGAAGGAGACAGTCGCTGCTGTGATGCCCTACCTCGAAAAGCTAGATGACGTTGGCAAGAAGCTTCTGGATGAACTTGAGAAGACTGATTTTGGCAAGAAACACAA CCTGAAGCTTAATGAGAAGGTGGACGCCATCTCCAAGTACGCCCAGCAAGCTGCAGAAGCCATGGCGGTTTACTCCGAGCAGATCTATGCGCAGGTCTTTACGGACGCGGAGAAGCTGACGGAGGAACTGAAGGCTGAACTGGATGATCTAAAGGAGAAGGTACATCCCTACATCCCGACCGTGCAAGCAAAGATTCAGAAGCACATCGAGCAGTACAAAGCCAAGCTCATCCCAATGATCACGCAGGTGGGTGACAAAGCCATGAATAACATGAAGGATCTCAAGGAGGTGGTTGAACCACACGCGGAGGGACTGCGCACTGCTGTCATCACCAacgtcaaagacatgcaggagcACCTGGCCCCTCTGGCTGATACCATGAAAACGAAAGCCAGTGACCAGTTGCAGAGTTTACGCAAGAATACTGGCTCCATGACCGAAGATGTCCGCAAAAAGGTTACTGACTGGCTGTCCCGGTTTCAGAAGAGCACGGGGCAGGTGGTGCAGGATCTAAGCACCAAGATGGGGCCTTATGTGGAGCAGATAAAGGCCAAGGCCCAATCTATCTATGCACCTGCTGCGGCGGCCTGA
- the LOC114656901 gene encoding apolipoprotein A-I-like isoform X1: MKLVGLCITLLLLSAGCSAFARPQAVKETVAAVMPYLEKLDDVGKKLLDELEKTDFGKKHNLKLNEKVDAISKYAQQAAEAMAVYSEQIYAQVFTDAEKLTEELKAELDDLKEKVHPYIPTVQAKIQKHIEQYKAKLIPMITQVGDKAMNNMKDLKEVVEPHAEGLRTAVITNVKDMQEHLAPLADTMKTKASDQLQSLRKNTGSMTEDVRKKVTDWLSRFQKSTGQVVQDLSTKMGPYVEQIKAKAQSIYAPAAAA; encoded by the exons ATGAAGCTCGTTGGCCTCTGCATCACCTTGCTTCTGCTCTCAG cAGGATGCAGTGCATTTGCAAGACCCCAAGCAGTGAAGGAGACAGTCGCTGCTGTGATGCCCTACCTCGAAAAGCTAGATGACGTTGGCAAGAAGCTTCTGGATGAACTTGAGAAGACTGATTTTGGCAAGAAACACAA CCTGAAGCTTAATGAGAAGGTGGACGCCATCTCCAAGTACGCCCAGCAAGCTGCAGAAGCCATGGCGGTTTACTCCGAGCAGATCTATGCGCAGGTCTTTACGGACGCGGAGAAGCTGACGGAGGAACTGAAGGCTGAACTGGATGATCTAAAGGAGAAGGTACATCCCTACATCCCGACCGTGCAAGCAAAGATTCAGAAGCACATCGAGCAGTACAAAGCCAAGCTCATCCCAATGATCACGCAGGTGGGTGACAAAGCCATGAATAACATGAAGGATCTCAAGGAGGTGGTTGAACCACACGCGGAGGGACTGCGCACTGCTGTCATCACCAacgtcaaagacatgcaggagcACCTGGCCCCTCTGGCTGATACCATGAAAACGAAAGCCAGTGACCAGTTGCAGAGTTTACGCAAGAATACTGGCTCCATGACCGAAGATGTCCGCAAAAAGGTTACTGACTGGCTGTCCCGGTTTCAGAAGAGCACGGGGCAGGTGGTGCAGGATCTAAGCACCAAGATGGGGCCTTATGTGGAGCAGATAAAGGCCAAGGCCCAATCTATCTATGCACCTGCTGCGGCGGCCTGA